From Corynebacterium frankenforstense DSM 45800, the proteins below share one genomic window:
- the purD gene encoding phosphoribosylamine--glycine ligase, whose translation MKILVIGAGAREHALLKGLSADPVRPELHVAPGNAGMAGTATIHDVPVTDAGGLVTLAREVAADLVVIGPEAPLVAGVADELRAEGFAVFGPSAKAARLEGSKAFAKDVMAAAGVRTARARQLAPGAEAEIESALDEFGPTWVVKDDGLAGGKGVVVTPDRAVARAHAEEVLAAGNPVLFESFLAGPEVSLFCLVDGETVVPLLPAQDHKRAYDHDKGPNTGGMGAYCPLPWLPEDGVQRIVDEVCRPVAAEMVRRGEPYSGLLYAGLAWGPEGPAVVEFNARFGDPETQAVLSLLKTPLAGLLDAVARGKLAEHPALEWEDGAAVTVVLAAEDYPAGPRKGDAISGLPEDTADAYVLHAGTAAGSADAGSGAEAGAGSAAGAEAGAGSAAPEFVSAGGRVLSVVGKGADLAEARERAYSLLEGIELNGSFYRHDIGAAALEGRISL comes from the coding sequence ATGAAAATCCTCGTCATCGGCGCCGGCGCGCGCGAACACGCACTGCTCAAGGGCCTTTCTGCGGACCCCGTCCGCCCCGAACTCCACGTCGCCCCCGGCAACGCCGGCATGGCCGGGACCGCCACGATTCACGACGTCCCGGTGACCGACGCAGGCGGTCTCGTCACCCTGGCCCGTGAGGTCGCCGCAGACCTGGTGGTCATCGGCCCGGAGGCGCCGCTCGTGGCGGGCGTGGCCGATGAGCTGCGCGCCGAGGGCTTCGCGGTCTTCGGGCCCTCGGCGAAGGCGGCCCGGCTCGAGGGCTCGAAGGCCTTCGCCAAGGACGTCATGGCGGCCGCGGGCGTGCGCACGGCGCGGGCCCGGCAGCTGGCCCCGGGCGCGGAGGCGGAGATCGAGTCCGCCCTCGACGAGTTCGGCCCGACCTGGGTGGTCAAGGACGACGGGCTCGCCGGCGGCAAGGGTGTCGTGGTCACCCCCGATCGTGCGGTCGCCCGCGCACACGCCGAGGAGGTGCTCGCCGCCGGCAACCCCGTGCTCTTCGAGTCCTTCCTGGCCGGCCCCGAGGTCTCCCTGTTCTGCCTGGTCGACGGCGAGACCGTGGTGCCGCTGCTGCCCGCGCAGGACCACAAGCGCGCCTACGACCACGACAAGGGCCCCAACACCGGCGGCATGGGCGCCTACTGCCCGCTGCCGTGGCTGCCGGAGGACGGCGTGCAGCGCATCGTCGACGAGGTCTGCCGACCCGTCGCCGCCGAGATGGTGCGCCGCGGCGAGCCGTACTCCGGCCTGCTCTACGCGGGTCTGGCGTGGGGTCCGGAGGGCCCGGCCGTGGTGGAGTTCAACGCCCGCTTCGGCGATCCCGAGACCCAGGCGGTGCTCTCGCTGCTCAAGACCCCGCTGGCCGGGCTGCTGGACGCCGTGGCGCGCGGGAAGCTCGCCGAGCACCCGGCCCTGGAGTGGGAGGACGGCGCGGCGGTCACGGTCGTGCTCGCGGCCGAGGACTACCCGGCCGGCCCGCGCAAGGGCGACGCGATCAGCGGGCTTCCCGAGGACACCGCGGACGCTTACGTGCTGCACGCGGGGACGGCGGCCGGTTCTGCAGACGCTGGTTCCGGGGCCGAGGCCGGTGCCGGTTCTGCGGCGGGGGCCGAGGCCGGTGCCGGTTCTGCCGCGCCCGAGTTCGTCTCCGCCGGCGGCCGGGTGCTGTCGGTGGTGGGCAAGGGCGCGGACCTCGCCGAGGCCCGCGAGCGCGCCTACTCCCTGCTCGAGGGCATCGAGCTGAACGGCTCGTTCTACCGCCACGACATCGGCGCAGCCGCCCTGGAGGGGCGCATCTCGCTCTGA
- a CDS encoding HIT family protein: protein MSSVFTKIIEGDLPGRFVYRDDRAVAFLSIEPVAYGHVLVVPVEQVDKWTDIAPELWAHLNDVAQTVGRAVIEAFGSARAGYLIAGFEVPHAHIHVFPADDMSGYDLSAAIPADKTDPAKMDEAAEKLRAALDTDSEGRPR from the coding sequence ATGAGTAGCGTGTTCACGAAGATCATCGAGGGCGACCTGCCGGGCCGCTTCGTCTACCGGGACGACCGCGCGGTCGCGTTCCTGAGCATTGAGCCGGTCGCCTACGGGCACGTGCTGGTGGTGCCGGTCGAGCAGGTCGACAAATGGACGGACATCGCCCCGGAGCTGTGGGCCCACCTCAACGACGTCGCCCAGACCGTCGGCCGCGCCGTCATCGAGGCGTTCGGCTCGGCGCGCGCGGGCTACCTGATCGCCGGGTTCGAGGTACCCCACGCCCACATCCACGTCTTCCCGGCCGACGACATGTCCGGCTACGACCTCTCGGCAGCCATCCCCGCCGATAAGACGGACCCGGCCAAGATGGACGAGGCCGCCGAGAAGCTGCGCGCCGCCCTAGACACCGACTCCGAGGGTCGCCCGCGCTGA
- a CDS encoding alpha/beta fold hydrolase, producing MPELPGPAVSRATGVRPLLVLHGSVGSPGNFGPLLSSLADVAQRTVCAPAYGGRGTAPLAAAQAELLPVARRLVAESPDGSIDVVGHSLGGLHGLLLAGAGVPVRRLVGLGACFRGLPARLADPRLRRVPARGIVRFFSAGAAEVMTDRPGEVPGLPVPLGSLFDAGLSVVSVVSDADHVVPEASSDLRGLAGAPEGPGGAAADAAGADAAGADAAAPDPAPAFHLVRVHGVRHENLPQLVDEVLAALD from the coding sequence GTGCCCGAACTGCCCGGGCCCGCCGTCTCGCGGGCCACCGGCGTGCGCCCGCTGCTGGTTCTGCACGGGTCGGTCGGCTCGCCGGGGAACTTCGGCCCGCTCCTCTCTTCGCTTGCCGACGTCGCGCAGCGCACCGTCTGCGCGCCCGCGTACGGCGGGCGCGGCACGGCGCCGCTGGCCGCGGCGCAGGCCGAACTGCTGCCGGTGGCGCGCAGGTTGGTCGCTGAATCGCCCGACGGGTCCATCGACGTGGTGGGTCATTCGCTGGGCGGGCTGCACGGACTGCTGCTGGCCGGCGCCGGGGTGCCGGTGCGCCGCCTGGTGGGGCTGGGCGCCTGCTTCCGGGGGCTGCCGGCGCGTCTCGCGGATCCGCGGCTGCGCCGGGTGCCGGCGCGGGGCATCGTGCGGTTCTTCTCGGCGGGTGCGGCCGAGGTCATGACGGACCGGCCGGGCGAGGTGCCCGGGCTCCCGGTACCGCTGGGTTCGCTCTTCGACGCGGGCCTGAGCGTCGTCTCGGTCGTCTCCGACGCCGATCACGTCGTTCCCGAGGCGTCCTCGGATCTTCGGGGGTTGGCCGGGGCGCCTGAGGGGCCGGGCGGGGCTGCGGCGGACGCAGCCGGTGCGGACGCGGCCGGTGCGGACGCGGCCGCCCCGGATCCGGCACCAGCCTTCCACCTCGTGCGCGTGCACGGGGTGCGCCACGAGAACCTCCCTCAACTGGTCGACGAGGTCCTCGCCGCGCTCGACTGA
- a CDS encoding sensor histidine kinase: MADTDDAWATAPTRVDGATGTADTTGVDGMADTTGATGTAGTAGFDGVVGATGGTGTSGATGTASAGAAGAEGAETVRKGTRRKGRGVGKQRKRARYGRRRAWRGPIAALSTSVSLRFLILTLIILISGAGLFGSSIAVSQIMRDAVYGRVDEELHDSLGGWANNAEIFHAGGAGARPPSEYVVIKIFQDGSMVTYNEAGGGPDLGQVRLGVGIQTVGSDPGTGDQVRWRTITDSQQGVTTVVAKSLASEDAIMANLNNIQGLISLVALAMMGGLGYVMTTRALRPLSEVKETANAIAAGDHGRRLPKWNTDTEVGQLARSLNTMLERLQASIRESQAKEEQMRRFVGDASHELRTPLTSVRGYAELYRSGAVSDVDMVLGKIDAESKRMSVLVEDLLALTRAEGQKLEMKPVGMLELCLSVASSARAAFPERHIDVDNRIDEVPMVEGDKDRLHQCLLNLVTNGLRHGGDDAEVTLRLREDGPGHLLVQVADDGRGMSAEDAAHIFERFYRADTSRSRASGGSGLGLAITKSLVEKHGGAISVESKEGVGSVFTIRLARLPE, translated from the coding sequence ATGGCTGACACCGACGACGCCTGGGCCACTGCGCCCACCCGCGTCGACGGCGCCACCGGCACCGCTGATACCACCGGCGTCGACGGCATGGCTGATACCACCGGCGCCACCGGGACAGCCGGCACCGCCGGCTTTGACGGCGTGGTGGGCGCCACCGGCGGCACCGGGACCAGCGGCGCGACCGGCACCGCATCCGCAGGCGCCGCAGGCGCCGAGGGCGCGGAGACCGTAAGGAAGGGCACCCGGCGAAAGGGACGGGGCGTCGGCAAGCAACGGAAACGGGCCCGGTACGGGCGGCGGCGCGCATGGCGTGGCCCCATCGCTGCGCTGAGCACGAGCGTCTCGCTGCGCTTCCTGATCCTGACGCTGATCATCCTGATCTCGGGGGCGGGCCTGTTCGGCTCGTCGATCGCGGTCTCGCAGATCATGCGCGACGCCGTCTACGGGCGCGTCGACGAGGAGCTGCACGACTCGCTCGGCGGCTGGGCCAACAACGCCGAGATCTTCCACGCCGGCGGCGCCGGGGCGCGCCCGCCCAGCGAGTACGTGGTGATCAAGATCTTCCAGGACGGCTCGATGGTCACCTACAACGAGGCCGGCGGCGGGCCGGACCTGGGGCAGGTGCGCCTCGGCGTGGGCATCCAGACCGTCGGCAGCGACCCCGGCACCGGCGACCAGGTGCGTTGGCGCACCATCACCGACAGTCAGCAGGGCGTGACGACGGTCGTGGCGAAGTCGCTCGCCTCCGAGGACGCGATCATGGCGAACCTGAACAACATCCAGGGCCTGATCAGCCTCGTCGCGCTCGCCATGATGGGCGGGCTGGGCTACGTGATGACCACGCGCGCGCTGCGCCCGCTCAGTGAGGTCAAGGAGACGGCCAACGCGATCGCCGCCGGCGACCACGGCCGCCGCCTGCCGAAGTGGAACACCGACACCGAGGTCGGCCAGCTGGCCCGCTCGCTGAACACGATGCTCGAGCGCCTGCAGGCCTCCATCCGTGAGTCGCAGGCCAAGGAGGAGCAGATGCGCCGCTTCGTCGGCGACGCCTCCCACGAACTGCGCACCCCGCTGACCAGCGTGCGCGGCTACGCCGAGCTCTACCGCAGCGGCGCGGTCAGCGACGTCGACATGGTGCTGGGCAAGATCGACGCGGAGTCCAAGCGCATGAGCGTGCTCGTCGAGGACCTGCTGGCGCTCACACGCGCCGAGGGCCAGAAGCTCGAGATGAAGCCCGTCGGCATGCTCGAGCTGTGCCTGTCGGTGGCCAGCTCCGCGCGGGCGGCGTTCCCCGAGCGACACATCGACGTGGACAACCGCATCGACGAGGTGCCCATGGTCGAGGGCGACAAGGACCGGCTGCACCAGTGCCTGCTCAACCTGGTCACCAACGGTCTGCGCCACGGCGGCGACGACGCCGAGGTCACCCTGCGGCTGCGCGAGGACGGGCCGGGACACCTGCTGGTGCAGGTCGCCGACGACGGCCGCGGCATGTCCGCCGAGGACGCCGCGCACATCTTCGAGCGCTTCTACCGGGCCGACACCTCGCGCTCGCGGGCCTCGGGCGGCTCGGGGCTCGGCCTGGCGATCACCAAGTCGCTGGTGGAGAAGCACGGCGGCGCGATCTCGGTGGAGTCCAAGGAGGGCGTGGGCTCCGTGTTCACGATCCGGCTGGCGCGGCTGCCGGAGTAG
- a CDS encoding response regulator transcription factor: protein MDNINDTNQIKVLVVDDEPNIVELLTVGLKFQGFDVRSAGNGNEALEVARDFHPDAFILDVMMPDMDGFELLPKLREAGMEGPVLFLTAKDAVESRIHGLTIGADDYVTKPFSLEEVITRLRVILRRGAAQDGGRDDATVTYADLTLNDDTHEVTKAGEIVELSPTEFNLLRYLMLNAEVVLSKSKILDNVWHYDFGGDGNVVESYISYLRRKVDTGDQPLIHTVRGVGYVLRRPRS from the coding sequence ATGGACAACATCAATGACACCAACCAGATCAAGGTCCTCGTCGTCGACGACGAGCCCAACATCGTCGAGCTGCTGACCGTCGGCCTGAAGTTCCAGGGCTTCGACGTCCGCTCCGCCGGCAACGGCAACGAGGCCCTCGAGGTCGCCCGCGACTTCCACCCGGACGCCTTCATCCTCGACGTGATGATGCCGGACATGGACGGCTTCGAGCTCCTGCCGAAGCTGCGCGAGGCCGGCATGGAGGGCCCGGTGCTCTTCCTGACCGCCAAGGACGCCGTCGAGAGCCGCATCCACGGCCTGACCATCGGCGCCGACGACTACGTGACCAAGCCGTTCTCCCTGGAGGAGGTCATCACCCGCCTGCGCGTGATCCTCCGCCGGGGCGCCGCCCAGGACGGCGGCCGCGACGACGCGACCGTCACCTACGCGGACCTCACCCTGAACGACGACACCCACGAGGTCACCAAGGCCGGCGAGATCGTCGAGCTCTCGCCGACCGAGTTCAACCTGCTGCGCTACCTGATGCTCAACGCGGAGGTGGTGCTCAGCAAGTCGAAGATCCTCGACAACGTCTGGCACTACGACTTCGGCGGCGACGGCAACGTCGTCGAGTCCTACATCTCCTACCTGCGCCGCAAGGTCGACACGGGCGATCAGCCGCTGATCCACACCGTGCGCGGCGTGGGCTACGTGCTGCGCCGCCCGCGCTCCTGA
- a CDS encoding pyruvate dehydrogenase, with product MALTYAEALVKTLEKLGVRRIYGVVGDSLNPIVDAVRDSKIEWIHVRNEEAGAFAAGAESVVTGELAVCAASCGPGNTHLIQGLYDANRNGAKVLAIASHIPSRQIGSQFFQETHPEQIFQECSGYCEMVNSGEQGAVITHHAIQSTLSGKGVSVLVVPGDVATQEVEETRFLDSKFSNARPIAYPDPAEAADLVAAINKAKSVTLFVGAGIAGARKQVLELAEKIKAPIGHAFGGKHFIQYDNPFDVGMSGLLGYGACYDACQEADLLILIGTDFPYNDFLPSKNVAQIDVDGAKIGHRTTVRHPVVGDAGAVIDNILPSIEEKKDRSFLDRQLKKHAKLLESVVDAYSKNVDKHVPIHPEYAADILDELAADDAIFTVDTGMCNVWAARYLTPNGKRIDMGSYRHGTMANALPQAIGAQAQDRNRQVISMSGDGGLGMLMGELLTVKLHDLPVKIFTFNNSSLGMVKLEMLVQGMPEYETDHDHVNYAQIAEAAGIKAIRIEDPKKLREGIQAALDYRGPVLVDIVTDPNALSIPPNITWEMLMGFSKAATRTVMGGGVGSMINMARSNLRNIPKSTAQF from the coding sequence GTGGCACTCACGTACGCTGAAGCACTGGTCAAGACCCTGGAGAAGCTGGGCGTGCGCCGCATCTACGGCGTCGTCGGCGACTCCCTGAACCCGATCGTGGACGCCGTGCGCGACTCCAAGATCGAGTGGATCCACGTGCGCAACGAGGAGGCCGGCGCCTTCGCCGCCGGCGCCGAGTCCGTCGTCACCGGTGAGCTCGCCGTGTGCGCCGCCTCCTGCGGCCCCGGCAATACCCACCTCATCCAGGGCCTCTACGACGCCAACCGCAACGGCGCCAAGGTCCTGGCCATCGCCAGCCACATCCCGTCGCGCCAGATCGGCTCGCAGTTCTTCCAGGAGACCCACCCCGAGCAGATCTTCCAGGAGTGCTCCGGCTACTGCGAGATGGTCAACTCCGGCGAGCAGGGTGCCGTGATCACCCACCACGCCATCCAGTCCACCCTCTCCGGCAAGGGTGTGTCCGTCCTGGTCGTGCCCGGTGACGTGGCCACCCAGGAGGTCGAGGAGACCCGCTTCCTGGACTCCAAGTTCTCCAACGCGCGCCCGATCGCCTACCCGGACCCGGCCGAGGCCGCGGACCTGGTCGCCGCGATCAACAAGGCCAAGTCGGTCACCCTCTTCGTCGGCGCCGGCATCGCGGGCGCCCGCAAGCAGGTCCTCGAGCTCGCCGAGAAGATCAAGGCCCCGATCGGCCACGCCTTCGGCGGCAAGCACTTCATCCAGTACGACAACCCCTTCGACGTCGGCATGTCCGGCCTGCTCGGCTACGGCGCCTGCTACGACGCCTGCCAGGAGGCCGACCTGCTGATCCTCATCGGCACCGACTTCCCGTACAACGACTTCCTGCCGTCGAAGAACGTCGCGCAGATCGACGTCGACGGCGCCAAGATCGGCCACCGCACCACCGTGCGCCACCCCGTCGTCGGTGACGCCGGCGCCGTGATCGACAACATCCTGCCCTCGATCGAGGAGAAGAAGGACCGATCCTTCCTCGACCGCCAGCTCAAGAAGCACGCCAAGCTGCTCGAGAGCGTCGTCGACGCCTACTCCAAGAACGTGGACAAGCACGTGCCGATCCACCCGGAGTACGCCGCCGACATCCTCGACGAGCTCGCCGCCGACGACGCGATCTTCACCGTCGACACCGGCATGTGCAACGTCTGGGCCGCGCGCTACCTGACCCCGAACGGCAAGCGCATCGACATGGGCTCCTACCGCCACGGCACGATGGCCAACGCCCTGCCGCAGGCCATCGGCGCCCAGGCTCAGGACCGCAACCGCCAGGTCATCAGCATGTCCGGCGACGGCGGCCTGGGCATGCTCATGGGTGAGCTGCTCACCGTCAAGCTGCACGACCTGCCGGTGAAGATCTTCACCTTCAACAACTCCTCGCTGGGCATGGTCAAGCTGGAGATGCTCGTCCAGGGCATGCCGGAGTACGAGACCGACCACGACCACGTCAACTACGCGCAGATCGCGGAGGCCGCCGGCATTAAGGCCATCCGCATCGAGGACCCGAAGAAGCTGCGCGAGGGCATCCAGGCGGCGCTCGACTACCGCGGCCCGGTGCTGGTGGACATCGTCACCGACCCGAACGCGCTGTCCATCCCGCCGAACATCACCTGGGAGATGCTGATGGGCTTCTCCAAGGCCGCGACCCGCACCGTCATGGGCGGCGGCGTCGGCTCCATGATCAACATGGCGCGTTCCAACCTGCGCAACATCCCGAAGTCGACCGCGCAGTTCTAG
- a CDS encoding C1 family peptidase: protein MSTTGQNTPADGAVAVDQVRDWNESVGSEPAVRVATNAATVTDVDKLTLNRGAVTALDTSVSHKVDDWAVADQKRSGRCWIFAGLNSLRAAVMSKENIKDFQFSQGFVHFYDKLEKANHFLVAMDQLADRELDDRTVQRLLSQPVEDGGQWNMFVAVIEKYGVVPKYAMPETWSSEHTASLNRDLHTVLRRGALRVRAAAGAPESGSSRDDAAVVAAREETLRAVHRVLTVHLGVPPESFVWQYRDKDGGFHRDGEFTPQEFGEAYLPEDLGDYVCVVNDPRNGYNHAYTVDRLGNVVGAPKVTYLNAEIDVLKRAAIASVVDGHPVWFGCQTTAFTDREKGYWASDLYDRAGFYGLDAEQMEMDKADRLRTGESLMEHAMVFTGVDLPDENVSSSADLPATAEEIAPRRWRVENSWGDEKADKGFWTMADNWFAPYVFEIAVPPRYLPEELLAARDEEPTVLPAWDPMGALAK, encoded by the coding sequence GTGAGCACCACCGGCCAGAACACCCCCGCGGACGGCGCCGTCGCCGTCGACCAGGTCCGCGACTGGAACGAGTCCGTCGGCTCGGAGCCGGCGGTGCGCGTGGCCACCAACGCGGCGACAGTCACGGACGTCGACAAGCTCACCCTCAACCGCGGCGCCGTCACCGCGCTGGACACCTCGGTCTCGCACAAGGTCGACGACTGGGCCGTCGCCGACCAGAAGCGTTCCGGGCGCTGCTGGATCTTCGCCGGCCTGAACTCCCTGCGTGCGGCCGTGATGAGCAAGGAGAACATCAAGGACTTCCAGTTCTCCCAGGGCTTCGTGCACTTCTACGACAAGCTCGAGAAGGCCAACCACTTCCTGGTCGCCATGGACCAGCTCGCCGACCGCGAGCTCGACGACCGCACCGTCCAGCGCCTGCTCTCCCAGCCGGTCGAGGACGGCGGCCAGTGGAACATGTTCGTCGCGGTCATCGAGAAGTACGGCGTCGTGCCGAAGTACGCCATGCCGGAGACCTGGTCCTCCGAGCACACCGCCAGCCTCAACCGCGACCTGCACACCGTGCTGCGCCGCGGTGCGCTGCGCGTGCGTGCCGCCGCCGGTGCGCCGGAGTCCGGCTCCTCGCGTGACGACGCCGCGGTGGTCGCCGCGCGCGAGGAGACGTTGCGCGCCGTGCACCGCGTGCTGACCGTGCACCTGGGCGTGCCGCCGGAGTCCTTCGTGTGGCAGTACCGCGACAAGGACGGCGGCTTCCACCGCGACGGCGAGTTCACCCCGCAGGAGTTCGGTGAGGCCTACCTGCCGGAGGACCTGGGCGACTACGTCTGCGTGGTCAACGACCCGCGCAACGGGTACAACCACGCCTACACCGTCGACCGGCTGGGCAACGTCGTCGGCGCGCCGAAGGTGACCTACCTGAACGCGGAGATCGACGTGCTCAAGCGCGCGGCGATCGCCTCCGTGGTCGACGGCCACCCGGTGTGGTTCGGCTGCCAGACCACCGCCTTCACCGACCGCGAGAAGGGCTACTGGGCCAGCGACCTCTACGACCGCGCCGGCTTCTACGGCCTGGACGCCGAGCAGATGGAGATGGACAAGGCCGACCGCCTGCGCACCGGTGAGTCGCTGATGGAGCACGCGATGGTCTTCACCGGCGTCGACCTGCCCGACGAGAACGTCTCGAGCTCGGCCGACCTGCCGGCCACCGCCGAGGAGATCGCGCCGCGTCGCTGGCGCGTCGAGAACTCCTGGGGTGACGAGAAGGCCGACAAGGGCTTCTGGACCATGGCCGACAACTGGTTCGCCCCCTACGTCTTCGAGATCGCCGTGCCGCCGCGCTACCTGCCCGAGGAGCTGCTCGCCGCCCGGGACGAGGAGCCGACGGTGCTGCCCGCCTGGGACCCGATGGGTGCCCTGGCGAAGTAA
- a CDS encoding cryptochrome/photolyase family protein, whose amino-acid sequence MDQDPQVGQAGQADQARQAGQADHAQQSGQAGRTDAEPLTLVWLHDDLRLADNPALTWAAARGAVIVVHVDEPESATGVREPGEAAAWWLDQSLGKLEQRLSAHRVPLIRARGDAATLLPRLARVTGAGAATWQHRHHVPLAKHDAAVAAALRAAGLTVTEHPGHLLTEPADVTTKQGGAYRVFTPFSRRAGELIDTPGALGAPLPEPALHGPGTDIADAARRDVGNRGDVARRRDVSLERHNTPGEEAARARLAEFLRKLVEGPGYEKGHDFPAVDATSGLSAHLRFGEVSPREVWVTVAELADREPKAAGDAHAFLRQLLWRDFAWHRLHHHPDMAWVNMRSRFDDFGWEYFPADGPAEHREDLERWQTGRTGIPLVDAGMRELAETGRMHNRVRMVVGSLLTKNLGIHWRHGEEWFWQRLVDADHAANPFNWQWVAGCGDDAAPYFRIFNPVTQAERFDPDGEYVARWVPELGTDAYPEPMLDLKASRRRALAAYERIKDR is encoded by the coding sequence GTGGACCAGGACCCGCAGGTAGGCCAGGCCGGCCAGGCAGACCAAGCCCGACAGGCAGGCCAGGCAGACCACGCCCAACAGTCAGGCCAGGCCGGGCGCACCGACGCCGAGCCGCTGACCCTCGTCTGGCTCCACGACGACCTCCGCCTCGCCGACAACCCCGCCCTGACCTGGGCCGCCGCCCGCGGCGCGGTCATCGTCGTCCACGTCGACGAACCCGAGTCCGCGACCGGCGTGCGCGAGCCCGGCGAGGCCGCCGCGTGGTGGCTGGACCAGAGCCTCGGCAAGCTGGAGCAGCGCCTCAGCGCCCACCGCGTCCCGCTCATCCGGGCCCGCGGCGACGCCGCCACGCTCCTCCCCCGGCTGGCCCGGGTCACCGGTGCGGGCGCCGCGACCTGGCAGCACCGCCACCACGTCCCGCTCGCAAAACACGACGCCGCTGTCGCCGCCGCCCTGCGCGCCGCGGGCCTCACGGTCACCGAGCACCCCGGCCACCTGCTGACCGAGCCGGCCGACGTGACCACGAAGCAGGGCGGCGCCTACCGCGTCTTCACCCCGTTCTCCCGGCGCGCCGGAGAACTCATCGACACCCCCGGCGCGCTCGGCGCGCCGCTGCCGGAGCCCGCACTGCACGGACCCGGAACGGACATTGCCGACGCCGCGCGGCGCGACGTCGGCAATCGAGGGGACGTGGCGCGGCGACGCGACGTCTCCCTGGAACGCCACAACACCCCCGGTGAGGAAGCCGCGCGGGCGCGGCTGGCGGAGTTCCTGCGCAAGCTCGTCGAGGGGCCCGGCTACGAGAAGGGCCACGACTTCCCGGCCGTGGACGCGACGAGCGGGCTCTCGGCGCACCTGCGGTTCGGGGAGGTCAGCCCCCGCGAGGTGTGGGTGACCGTGGCGGAGCTCGCCGACAGGGAGCCCAAGGCCGCCGGCGACGCGCATGCGTTTCTGCGGCAGCTGCTGTGGCGCGACTTCGCGTGGCACCGGCTGCACCACCACCCGGACATGGCGTGGGTGAACATGCGCTCCCGCTTCGACGACTTCGGCTGGGAGTACTTCCCCGCCGACGGCCCCGCCGAGCACCGTGAGGACCTCGAGCGCTGGCAGACCGGGCGCACCGGGATCCCGCTGGTGGACGCCGGGATGCGCGAGCTGGCCGAGACGGGGCGGATGCACAACCGGGTGCGGATGGTCGTCGGCAGTCTGCTGACCAAGAACCTGGGCATCCACTGGCGCCACGGCGAGGAGTGGTTCTGGCAGCGGCTCGTCGACGCAGACCACGCGGCCAACCCGTTCAACTGGCAGTGGGTCGCCGGCTGCGGGGACGACGCCGCGCCGTACTTCCGGATCTTCAACCCCGTCACGCAGGCCGAACGCTTCGACCCGGACGGCGAATACGTGGCGCGGTGGGTGCCTGAGCTGGGCACCGACGCCTATCCGGAGCCGATGCTGGACCTGAAGGCCTCGCGACGCCGCGCGCTGGCGGCCTACGAGCGCATCAAAGACCGCTGA